A region of Amyelois transitella isolate CPQ chromosome 11, ilAmyTran1.1, whole genome shotgun sequence DNA encodes the following proteins:
- the LOC106135075 gene encoding cuticle protein 70, isoforms A and B, whose protein sequence is MSPVLAVQSNSKMMKIIVALTALVAIAAAKPQFVAPVVAAAPAPIVTATSSQYYHRINNGLAAYVAAPAAYVAPAAPYVAAAAPYVAAPAPYVAAAAPYVAAPASVVAL, encoded by the exons ATGAGTCCTGTGCTTGCAGTCCAATCAAACAgcaaaatgatgaaaatt ATTGTCGCCCTCACCGCTCTTGTGGCTATCGCTGCTGCCAAACCCCAATTCGTAGCACCCGTGGTCGCTGCTGCCCCAGCCCCTATCGTGACTGCCACTAGTTCACAATATTATCACCGCATCAACAATGGACTGGCAGCTTACGTTGCCGCCCCGGCCGCTTACGTTGCCCCTGCTGCCCCTTACGTCGCCGCTGCCGCCCCATACGTCGCCGCACCCGCTCCTTACGTAGCCGCTGCCGCCCCTTACGTCGCTGCACCCGCCTCAGTTGTTGCCCTATAA